The following proteins are encoded in a genomic region of Gimesia algae:
- the istB gene encoding IS21-like element helper ATPase IstB encodes MNAEFEKLAHEAANSNQTFEQYLLQLTELEVAARSTNALTSRIKQAQFPVEKGLEDYDFAAMKSVNKQKVLELARGEWVRQHTNLCLLGQPGTGKTHLAIALGLAACREGIRTKFFTAAALVNQLETAQQQYSLERLLNRLDKLDLLIVDELGYLSFSRAGAELLFQVFADRYERRSLLITSNLAFSDWGQIFQGERMTAALLDRLTHHCEIFEMNGESYRFKESMKQKKPPRKKA; translated from the coding sequence ATGAATGCGGAGTTCGAGAAGTTGGCCCACGAAGCGGCCAACTCAAATCAGACGTTCGAGCAATATCTGCTGCAGTTGACTGAACTGGAAGTGGCGGCACGGTCCACGAATGCGCTGACCAGCCGGATCAAACAGGCTCAGTTCCCAGTGGAAAAAGGGCTGGAAGATTACGACTTCGCGGCCATGAAATCAGTCAACAAACAGAAGGTGTTGGAGCTGGCCCGTGGTGAATGGGTCCGGCAACATACCAATCTCTGTCTGCTTGGTCAGCCGGGAACGGGCAAAACCCATCTGGCGATTGCACTGGGCCTGGCCGCCTGTCGTGAAGGAATCCGAACGAAATTCTTCACCGCTGCGGCACTCGTCAATCAACTGGAAACCGCGCAACAGCAATACAGTCTGGAGCGTCTCCTGAACAGGCTCGACAAGCTCGATCTGCTGATTGTCGACGAGCTGGGTTATCTGTCTTTCAGCCGTGCTGGTGCGGAACTACTGTTCCAGGTGTTTGCTGATCGTTATGAAAGACGAAGTCTGCTGATCACCAGCAACCTCGCCTTCAGCGACTGGGGCCAGATCTTTCAGGGCGAACGGATGACGGCAGCACTTTTGGATCGATTAACGCACCATTGTGAAATATTTGAGATGAATGGTGAAAGCTATCGGTTCAAAGAGTCGATGAAACAAAAGAAGCCACCTCGCAAAAAAGCCTGA